The Centroberyx gerrardi isolate f3 chromosome 24, fCenGer3.hap1.cur.20231027, whole genome shotgun sequence genome includes a region encoding these proteins:
- the med21 gene encoding mediator of RNA polymerase II transcription subunit 21 has product MADRLTQLQDAVNSLADQFCNAIGVLQQCAPPASFNNIQTAINRDQPANPTEEYAQLFAALIARTAKDVDVLIDSLPSEESTAALQAASLRQLEDENHEAAARLEEVVYRGDMLLEKIQSALADIAQSQLRTRNAAPSQPPPAES; this is encoded by the exons cTTGCAGATCAGTTTTGCAATGCCATCGGAGTCCTGCAGCAGTGTGCGCCTCCCGCCTCCTTCAACAACATACAGACCGCCATCAACAGGGATCAGCCTGCAAACCCAACCGAAG AATACGCCCAGCTGTTTGCGGCGCTGATCGCCAGGACGGCTAAGGATGTGGACGTGCTGATCGACTCTCTGCCCAGCGAGGAATCCACCGCAGCGCTGCAG GCGGCCAGTCTGCGGCAGCTGGAGGACGAGAACCACGAGGCGGCGGCCCGTCTGGAGGAAGTGGTTTACCGCGGAGACATGCTGCTGGAGAAGATCCAGAGCGCGCTGGCCGACATCGCCCAGTCGCAGCTCCGCACCCGCAACGCTGCGCCCAGCCAGCCGCCACCGGCCGAGTCCTGA